From Cannabis sativa cultivar Pink pepper isolate KNU-18-1 chromosome 8, ASM2916894v1, whole genome shotgun sequence, a single genomic window includes:
- the LOC115700283 gene encoding NDR1/HIN1-like protein 13, with protein sequence MASGYPKNYSMFSENEGGLKPPPYRRNIPRYQSYNNSKKSSSSCCFRCIGCFYCCLFLLVFLSAILTFYLYTMYRPQVPNYGVNNFSVNTFNVMKDFSLEAEFVVVVKADNPNEHIGFIYGKESYVIVTYSNSELCSGKLPAFHQPVKNTTLMSVVLKGKSEFGSGMQEVLMDNRHTGKIPLFVKVKVPVSVVLGSLPLRQVVVFVNCSLVVDNLQPNKKARILSSKYSYNVEF encoded by the coding sequence ATGGCTTCCGGTTACCCCAAAAACTACAGTATGTTCTCTGAAAATGAAGGTGGCCTTAAGCCGCCGCCGTACCGCCGGAACATCCCTCGGTACCAGTCTTACAACAACAGCAAGAAATCTAGCTCAAGCTGTTGTTTTCGGTGCATAGGCTGCTTCTATTGCTGCCTATTTCTCCTGGTTTTTCTCTCTGCCATCCTCACTTTCTACCTCTACACAATGTACAGGCCTCAGGTCCCAAACTACGGCGTCAACAACTTTTCCGTCAACACCTTCAATGTCATGAAGGACTTCAGCCTCGAAGCCGAGTTCGTGGTCGTCGTGAAAGCCGACAACCCGAACGAGCATATCGGTTTCATCTACGGCAAGGAAAGCTACGTTATTGTAACGTATTCGAATTCGGAACTCTGCTCGGGGAAGCTGCCGGCGTTTCACCAGCCGGTGAAGAACACGACTCTGATGAGTGTGGTGTTGAAAGGGAAGAGCGAGTTCGGGTCGGGGATGCAGGAGGTGCTCATGGATAACCGACACACCGGGAAGATTCCTCTGTTTGTGAAGGTTAAGGTGCCTGTGAGTGTGGTGTTGGGGAGTCTTCCGTTGAGACAGGTTGTGGTTTTTGTCAACTGTTCTTTGGTGGTTGATAACTTGCAACCCAACAAGAAAGCAAGGATTTTGTCCAGTAAATACAGTTACAATGTCGAGTTTTGA
- the LOC115698817 gene encoding uncharacterized protein At4g04980 gives MATGLYTASPLLSRFEGKNSGITISGNSCGWTGNLIFMVELRKKILTFRDIIDLPPCDGSSPINELVKGTVEDLHKLYPNVVPYNFHASEIENISIDHGLALLYRALKAIGDSWAKNHKWINNWGHNAGDCLENMISLEQLGGKVLAELRYMTDIAKEMFDAMDEDDKSNNEDRVKSSTIGEVLIECYSDKKLLSCPSPNTPTSPSPELSSFGMELSQLGSHHDHDASNNSARSLLLPFRLKALEMLKPVGMKHLFSFDISPPSSLTQDSNDYSKENTINNKQEAQHEEMRNSTSNSIPDQPIVLTPSTLTPPSPPPPPPPPQELPPIPLSCGPLLGVVAGRPSPPPVPPPIGSINAPPLPPPPMAPTKLGGMPPPPPPLGASKALRPKKAATKLKRSSHMGSLYRTLKGKVEGSSLSANKQQGKKSKIGGGGSTGGKQGMADALAEMTKRSAYFQQIEEDVQKHSKSIMEVKAAINSFQSKDMSELIKFHKQVEQHLEKLTDETQVLARFEGFPSKKLESLRSAAALYLKLEDIVNKLEKWKVAPPLGQLLDKVESFFTKIKGEIDALERSKDEEAKKFQSHNITFDFNILIRIKECMVDVSSSCMELALEEKRKGKAKESIENGKCSSKSEQEQGKAHTKMLWKAFQFAFRVYSFAGGQDDRADMLTKQLAHEIQVDPLQE, from the exons ATGGCGACTGGATTATACACTGCGTCACCATTATTGAGTAGATTTGAG GGAAAAAACTCAGGTATTACTATTTCTGGCAATTCATGTGGATGGACTGGAAATTTGATCTTCATGGTTGAGCTTCGAAAGAAGATCCTAACATTTCGAGATATTATTGATCTTCCTCCTTGTGACGGTTCAAGTCCCATCAACGAG CTGGTCAAGGGAACAGTTGAAGATCTCCACAAGCTGTATCCCAATGTTGTCCCCTACAATTTCCATGCTTcagaaattgaaaatatttcaatAGATcat GGATTAGCTCTTTTATACAGGGCATTAAAAGCAATTGGAGATTCATGGGCTAAGAATCACAAGTGGATAAACAATTGGGGACATAATGCAGGAGATTGTTTGGAAAACATGATCAGTTTGGAGCAACTtg GGGGAAAAGTGCTAGCCGAGCTTAGATACATGACAGATATTGCTAAAGAAATGTTTGATGCGATGGATGAAGATGATAAAAGCAACAATGAGGACAGAGTTAAGAGCTCCACCATTGGAGAAGTATTGATTGAATGTTATTCAGACAAAAAACTCTTGAGTTGTCCTTCACCAAATACCCCAACTTCACCATCTCCCGAGCTTAGTTCTTTTGGTATGGAGCTCAGCCAATTGGGTAGTCATCATGATCATGATGCTTCTAATAACTCTGCTAGGTCACTTCTCTTGCCTTTTAGACTCAAGGCACTGGAAATGTTGAAGCCTGTGGGAATGAAGCACCTCTTTTCATTTGACATTTCTCCTCCTTCTTCACTCACTCAAGATTCCAATGATTActcaaaagaaaatacaataaacaacaaacaaGAAGCTCAACATGAAGAGATGAGAAATAGCACCTCAAATTCAATACCTGATCAGCCAATAGTGTTGACACCATCAACTCTTACCCCACCGTCGCCGcctcctcctcctccaccaCCACAAGAACTTCCACCAATTCCACTTTCATGTGGCCCACTTTTAGGCGTGGTTGCAGGAAGGCCTAGTCCGCCACCTGTTCCGCCGCCTATAGGATCAATAAATGCGCCGCCATTACCGCCCCCTCCAATGGCTCCAACAAAATTAGGAGGCATGCCGCCACCTCCTCCTCCTTTGGGTGCTTCTAAAGCCCTTCGTCCAAAGAAAGCAGCTACCAAGTTGAAGAGATCATCCCACATGGGAAGCTTGTATAGAACTCTCAAAgggaaagtggaaggctcaagCTTAAGTGCTAATAAACAGCAAGGCAAAAAATCTAAGATAGGAGGAGGAGGGTCTACTGGTGGAAAGCAGGGCATGGCTGATGCTCTGGCAGAGATGACAAAAAG ATCAGCTTATTTCCAACAGATTGAAGAAGATGTTCAAAAGCATTCGAAATCAATCATGGAGGTTAAAGCTGCTATCAACTCCTTCCAATCAAAGGACATGTCTGAACTTATCAAGTTCCATAAGCAAGTTGAACAACATCTAGAGAAACTGACTGATGAAACTCAG GTGCTGGCAAGGTTTGAAGGTTTTCCATCGAAGAAGCTGGAGTCATTAAGAAGTGCAGCAGCCCTGTATTTGAAACTAGAAGATATTGTCAATAAGCTGGAAAAATGGAAAGTGGCTCCTCCTTTAGGCCAGCTACTTGATAAGGTTGAGTCATTCTTCACTAAG ATCAAAGGGGAAATAGATGCATTGGAAAGGAGTAAAGATGAAGAAGCTAAGAAGTTCCAAAGTCATAATATCACATTTGATTTCAATATTTTGATACGAATTAAAGAATGCATGGTAGACGTTTCTTCAAGCTGCATGGAATTAGCACTTGAG GAAAAAAGAAAGGGAAAAGCCAAAGAAAGTATTGAGAATGGAAAGTGTAGTAGTAAGAGTGAGCAAGAACAAGGAAAAGCACATACAAAAATGCTTTGGAAGGCTTTTCAATTTGCATTTCGTGTGTATAGCTTTGCAGGAGGACAAGATGATCGAGCTGATATGCTTACCAAACAACTTGCCCATGAAATACAAGTTGATCCTCTTCAAGAGTAG